In Trichoderma breve strain T069 chromosome 4, whole genome shotgun sequence, the following proteins share a genomic window:
- a CDS encoding LSM domain-containing protein, whose translation MSFVPVNPRPMLQDLVDKTVLVRLKWGETEYKGRLVSIDSYMNLQLSNTEEYLNDKLTGELGQVLIRCNNVLYIRGADQKESGGDTRMED comes from the exons ATGAGCTTCGTGCCGGTCAACCCGCGGCCTATGCTGCAAGATCTCGTCGACAAGACGGTCCTCGTCCGCCTAAAGTGGGGAGAGACGGAGTACAAGGGCAGATTGGTG TCCATCGACAGCTACATGAACCTGCAGCTGTCCAACACGGAGGAATACCTAAACGACAAGCTGACGGGCGAGCTGGGCCAAGTTCTGATCAG GTGCAACAACGTTCTTTACATCCGCGGAGCCGACCAGAAGGAGAGCGGTGGAGATACTAGAATGGAGGATTGA
- a CDS encoding thioredoxin domain-containing protein yields the protein MHQQTLLATLSAVLAALPVAQAGFYTKNSPVLQVDAKSYDRLIAKSNHTSIVEFYAPWCGHCQNLKPAYEKAAKNLDGLAKVAAVDCDDDANKAFCGNMGVKGFPTLKIVRPGKKYGRPVVEDYQGQRSAGAIVDAVVAKINNHVVKLTDKEIEGFLEKEEEKPKAILFTEKGTTSALLRSIAIDFLDAVTVGQVRNKETATVEKFGISSFPSFVLIPGGGKEPITYSGELNKKDMVEFLKQAAQPNPDPSPSSAKSNKKASSKDKASKEAPKAEQSSSTASSETSTAAAPESTLIDIPALASKAELEEHCLQSKSQTCVLAFVPAGTSEMRNKILLSVSQLHTKYVHGKRHFPFFSVDSDVEGAAALKEALGISGKIELIALNARRNWWRRYEEGEFDVHSVESWIDSVRMGEGEKKKLPQGIVVEKPETTEEAKVETEAPAAEEAAEESAHDEL from the exons ATGCATCAACAAACTCTCCTCGCCACCCTCTCGGCCGTGCTTGCGGCCCTGCCCGTCGCCCAAGCTGGCTTCTACACCAAAAACTCGCCTGTTCTGCAGGTAGACGCCAAATCATACGACCGGCTCATCGCAAAGTCCAACCACACATCT ATCGTCGAATTCTACGCCCCCTGGTGCGGCCACTGCCAAAACCTCAAGCCCGCCTACgaaaaggccgccaagaacctcgacggcctcgccaaagtcgccgccgtcgactgcgacgacgacgccaacAAGGCCTTTTGCGGCAACATGGGCGTCAAGGGCTTCCCCACGCTCAAGATCGTCCGCCCGGGTAAGAAGTACGGCCGCCCCGTCGTCGAGGACTACCAGGGCCAGCGCAGCGCGGGGGCCATTGTCGATGCCGTGGTGGCCAAGATTAACAACCACGTTGTCAAGCTGACggacaaggagattgaggggTTcttggagaaggaggaggagaagccaaaggCTATCTTGTTCACGGAGAAAGGAACTACGAGTGCGCTGCTTAGGAGTATTGCCATTGATTTTCTCGATGCTGTTACGGTTGGCCAGGTTAGGAACAAGGAGACGGCCACTGTGGAAAAGTTTGGCATTTCTTCATTCCCATCCTTCGTTCTCATCCCTGGAGGCGGCAAGGAGCCCATCACGTACAGCGGAgagctcaacaagaaggaCATGGTCGAGTTCCTGAAGCAAGCCGCCCAGCCCAACCCCGACCCATCCCCCTCCAGCGCCAAGTCCAACAAGAAGGCTTCttccaaggacaaggccagcaAGGAAGCCCCCAAGGCCGAGCAGTCCTCATCCACCGCGTCCTCCGAGACCTCAACCGCTGCTGCCCCTGAGTCCACCCTCATCGACATCCCCGCCCTTGCTTCCAAGGCCGAACTCGAAGAGCACTGCCTCCAGTCCAAGTCTCAGACATGTGTCCTCGCATTTGTCCCCGCAGGTACCTCGGAGATGCGCAACAAGATCCTTTTGTCCGTTTCCCAGCTCCACACCAAGTACGTCCACGGAAAGCGCCacttccccttcttctccgtcgaCAGCGATGTCGAAGGCGCTGCGGCTCTCAAGGAAGCCCTCGGCATCTCTGGTAAAATCGAGCTCATTGCCCTCAACGCCCGCCGAAACTGGTGGAGGCGATACGAAGAGGGCGAGTTCGACGTCCACAGCGTCGAGTCCTGGATCGACTCTGTCCGAATGGGCGAgggtgagaagaagaagcttccCCAGGGAATTGTCGTCGAGAAGCCCGAGACTACCGAAGAGGCAAAGGTCGAGACTGAGGCTCCTGCggctgaagaggctgccGAGGAGTCTGCGCACGATGAGCTCTAA
- a CDS encoding 3' exoribonuclease family, domain 1 domain-containing protein — protein sequence MPLDTSTYSLALLRIDGRRWNDLRRLHAQIHTQDAADGSSYLEMGHTKVMCVVTGPAEPQAGQQKRGTGGGGQAGGQKDGASIVVNVVVAGFSSVDRKRRGRNDRRIQEMEITIQKALAANLHVHLFPHSTITVSLHVLSQDGSLLAALINATTLALIDAGIPMTDYITACTAGSTSSYAAGDDSADPLLDLNTQEEQELPYLTVATLGDSDKVAVLVCESRVQVSRLEGMLVVGVDGCRQMRRLLDGIVRQKGSKMIKEGAVQRSDMMAVSLED from the exons ATGCCTCTCGATACGTCAACATACTCCCTCGCGCTTCTGCGCATTGACGGCCGACGATGGAACGACCTCCGTCGCCTGCACGCCCAGATTCACACCCAAGACGCCGCAGACGGGTCGTCATACCTCGAGATGGGCCACACAAAGGTCATGTGCGTGGTGACTGGTCCGGCTGAACCCCAAGCAGGTCAGCAGAAGAGGGGGActggcggcggtggccaGGCTGGCGGGCAGAAGGACGGGGCGAGTATCGTGGTGAATGTGGTAGTGGCTGGCTTTTCGAGCGTGGATCgcaagaggagagggagaaatgATAG ACGTATccaggagatggagattaCGATTCAGAAAGCGCTGGCGGCCAACTTACATGTCCATCTTTTCCCACACTCGACGATTACGGTATCCTTGCATGTTCTGTCCCAGGACGGATCACTCTTGGCTGCGTTGATCAACGCGACGACGCTTGCACTCATCGACGCTGGTATTCCTATGACAGACTACATTACGGCTTGTACCGCGGGCTCAACATCATCCTATGCCGCTGGCGATGATTCAGCCGATCCTCTGCTCGACCTCAACACTCAAGAGGAACAAGAGCTGCCTTATTTGACGGTTGCCACGCTGGGAGATTCCGACAAGGTTGCGGTGCTGGTGTGCGAGAGCCGTGTTCAGGTGAGCCGGCTGGAGGGCATGCTGGTGGTGGGCGTTGATGGGTGTAGACAGATGAGGAGGCTGTTGGATGGAATTGTGAGGCAGAAGGGGAGCAAGATGATTAAAGAGGGGGCGGTGCAAAGGAGTGATATGATGGCTGTGAGCTTGGAGGATTAA
- a CDS encoding calcium-dependent channel, 7TM region, putative phosphate domain-containing protein, which translates to MSLYELLPRGLTVPNDTRVGSGRDGSDGGTLSTANGNKSNSLSKLGATFAPVAIYLGLCLALFLLLRPRSRRVYAPRTIPSLRYPEKPTPELPSGLFNWIIPFLKIPDTYVLNNGSLDAYFFLRYLKVLRNISLVGCCIVWPILLPVHGTGGNSLTQLDLLTIGNVVSGSTRLWAHAIVAWLFFVEGFVLFTIVRECIYFVNLRQAYLSSPYYADRLSSKTLLLLCIPKPYRDEARLRKLYGDSAKRIFLPRTSKDLANLVKEREQTAMRLEKAEIDLIKKANAARNKYLRKNPQSANVLYQTTRKETETSSNNEITTLDSGETVRQPNSPLEVTLPGSQLGVDIENQAGYTSVEGSPKQVNLEEEEELKAEDLDYVHPYGLRPNLPDVRGSVAAQWIPAEARPHHRPIGNFGRRVDTIRWTRNRLKELNIQIFKLRRQIKRGDVEPLPAAFIEFDTQEAAHAAQQVVVHHLPLQMAPGLLGIRPDEVIWESLRMKWWERIIRRLLILSGITAAIIFWSIPSAFIGIASQLDFLTEKIPFLHWINKLPSFIIGVISGLLPPFALSVLMALVPILLRICAAQAGIPSLIIGEFFTQNAYFAFQVVQVFLVTTITSAASGALQDIIENPLGIQSLLAQNLPKASNFYLSYILVQCLATGGTQLLQLFSLIRHHIVAKTSDVPRRRFTTWRKLRPARWGGIFPVFTNMGVIALSYACIAPLILIFSAGGMAFIGLVWKYNLIYVFDTTTDSKGLFYPRALQQLIIGLYLAEICLIGLLILNRAFGPMGIVITLLGLTGLVHFLLRDAILPLMWNLPQTLAVEEQIQEEEKAKLAVHNDDGEAHGNDAGGAAASYFDVEQAFGDEEEVEIEEIDEDDHHVVSNRGLEGASSIRMALTAWMKSAAIEKVKTEMERSGLNAMLDKMFAFAKSGDGEGPPGFLAKWLHPEEHEDFVALRKLIPNEERPPISYTNGDKYATYQPPELWTPKPSLWIPRDEARVSRQEVAHTRLSTPISDLGATLNEKGRITVDLDAAPFEEHRMIL; encoded by the exons ATGTCATTGTACGAGCTCCTTCCGAGGGGCCTCACCGTG CCCAATGACACTCGAGTTGGATCTGGCCGTGATGGCTCTGACGGCGGTACTCTAAGCACGGCAAATGGCAACAAGTCGAATTCTCTGTCTAAACTTGGTGCTACTTTTGCTCCTGTTGCTATCTATCTGGGTCTTTGCTTGGCCCTATTCCTTTTGCTGCGGCCTCGTTCTAGGCGAGTTTATGCTCCAAGAACTATTCCCAGTCTTCGATACCCAGA GAAGCCTACTCCTGAATTGCCTTCTGGTCTCTTCAACTGGATCATACCCTTCCTCAAGATTCCAGACACCTACGTCCTCAACAATGGCTCTCTTGATGCCTACTTTTTCCTCCGCTATCTCAAAGTTTTACGAAATATTAGCCTCGTTGGCTGCTGTATCGTCTGGCCAATTCTCCTCCCAGTACACGGCACTGGCGGTAATAGTCTTACACAGCTTGACCTCCTGACCATTGGAAACGTTGTCTCCGGATCTACAAGACTTTGGGCCCATGCCATAGTTGCTTGGTTATTCTTTG TTGAAGGCTTTGTGCTCTTTACAATTGTCCGAGAGTGTATCTACTTTGTCAACCTGCGTCAGGCATACCTTTCATCGCCTTATTACGCCGATCGACTGTCGTCCAAAACGTTGCTCTTGCTGTGTATCCCCAAGCCTTACCGCGATGAGGCTCGACTCCGAAAGCTCTACGGCGATTCTGCGAAGCGCATCTTCCTACCCCGCACAAGTAAAGATCTTGCGAATCTGGtcaaagagagagaacagACGGCTATGCGACTAGAGAAAGCTGAAATTGATCTTATCAAGAAAGCCAACGCCGCGCGGAACAAATATCTTCGCAAGAACCCACAATCCGCCAATGTGCTTTATCAAACTACTAGAAAAGAGACCGAGACTTCCTCAAATAATGAGATAACCACTCTGGATAGTGGCGAAACCGTCCGGCAACCCAATAGTCCGCTCGAGGTAACCCTGCCTGGGTCCCAACTTGGAGTGGATATAGAGAATCAGGCAGGCTATACTAGCGTTGAGGGGAGCCCAAAGCAGGTCAAtctcgaggaagaggaagaacttAAAGCAGAAGACTTGGACTATGTGCATCCATATGGCCTCAGACCCAACTTGCCGGACGTCAGAGGCTCCGTTGCAGCCCAATGGATACCAGCAGAAGCCCGGCCACATCATCGGCCAATCGGTAACTTTGGCCGTCGAGTTGATACAATCAGGTGGACTCGCAATAGACTCAAGGAGCTTAACATACAAATTTTCAAATTGCGACGCCAAATCAAGCGAGGCGATGTTGAGCCTCTTCCGGCCGCGTTTATAGAATTCGATACTCAGGAGGCTGCCCATGCCGCACAGCAAGTTGTTGTGCACCATTTACCGCTGCAGATGGCCCCCGGGCTGCTCGGTATTCGCCCGGACGAGGTCATATGGGAATCTCTGCGGATGAAATGGTGGGAACGTATTATTCGACGCCTGTTGATTCTCAGTggcatcaccgccgccatcatcttctggtCCATTCCCTCCGCATTTATTGGCATAGCATCCCAACTGGACTTTTTAACCGAAAAGATTCCCTTTCTTCACTGGATCAACAAGTTGCCTAGTTTTATAATAGGCGTTATTAGcggtcttcttccaccattCGCCTTGTCTGTGCTCATGGCGCTGGTGCCGATTTTGTTGAGAA TTTGCGCTGCTCAGGCTGGCATTCCGTCACTGATCATTGGAGAATTTTTTACGCAAAACGCATACTTTGCGTTCCAAGTCGTTCAAGTCTTCTTGGTCACTACCATCACTTCGGCCGCCTCAGGTGCACTCCAGGACATTATTGAAAACCCGCTGGGTATCCAATCACTTCTCGCACAGAACCTGCCCAAGGCGTCGAATTTTTACCTGTCGTACATCTTGGTTCAATGCTTAGCGACTGGTGGTAcccagctgctgcaattGTTTTCCTTGATTCGGCACCACATCGTGGCAAAAACGTCAGATGTGCCCAGGAGACGATTCACAACCTGGCGTAAGCTTCGGCCAGCTCGTTGGGGCGGCATCTTTCCAGTGTTTACAAACATGGGAGTGATCG CACTTTCATATGCCTGTATTGCGCCGTTGATCCTGATCTTTAGCGCGGGAGGCATGGCTTTTATTGGACTTGTTTGGAAGTACAACTTGATTTATGTTTTCGACACTACAACAGACAGCAAGGGTCTCTTCTATCCGCGCGCCCTACAGCAGTTAATTATTGGCCTTTACCTGGCAGAAATCTGTCTGATTGGCCTCTTAATTTTGAATCGTGCATTTGGACCCATGGGTATTGTCATCACCCTCCTTGGTCTAACGGGCTTGGTTCATTTCCTGCTTAGAGATGCTATTTTGCCTCTCATGTGGAACTTGCCGCAGACGTTGGCAGTGGAGGAACagatccaagaagaagaaaaggcaaaactTGCAGTCCACAACGACGATGGGGAAGCACATGGAAATGACGCCGGCGGTGCGGCTGCAAGCTACTTTGACGTGGAACAAGCATttggagacgaagaagaggtcgaGATAGAAGAGAttgacgaagacgatcaCCACGTTGTTTCCAACAGGGGTCTCGAAGGCGCCAGCAGTATTCGAATGGCTCTAACAGCGTGGATGAAGTCTGCTGCCATAGAAAAAGTCAAGACTGAGATGGAAAGGTCCGGGCTGAACGCGATGCTGGACAAGATGTTTGCATTTGCGAAgagtggagatggagaagggcCTCCTGGCTTTCTTGCCAAATGGCTGCACCCAGAGGAGCACGAAGACTTTGTGGCATTACGCAAACTGATTCCCAACGAGGAACGGCCGCCTATTTCGTACACGAACGGAGACAAATACGCTACCTACCAGCCCCCGGAGCTCTGGACGCCGAAGCCAAGCCTCTGGATACCAAGGGATGAGGCTAGAGTGAGCCGACAGGAGGTGGCACATACTCGGCTTTCCACGCCGATATCTGATTTGGGAGCAACATTGAACGAAAAGGGACGGATTACTGTTGATTTAGACGCAGCTCCATTTGAAGAGCATAGGATGATATTATAG